The Beijerinckiaceae bacterium genome has a window encoding:
- a CDS encoding H4MPT-linked C1 transfer pathway protein, with the protein MQTIIGWDVGGAHLKAARAENGIITQAVQIASPLWLGLEELERAYQQARAEIGSAPLNAVTMTGELCDAFATRAEGVAGLATLMERLLAPANVFFYASRAGFVRPEATAAHAVDIASANWHASAALTGMTKHAALFVDMGSTTTDIIPVAQGMPASRGYTDAERLTQGELVYTGLARTFLMAGPKRVPFAGQWTPLMNEWFANTADIYRILDQLPEGADLMDAADGRDKTKQASRARLARMIGRDGAEANDAAWDRLAQFFAEIQLRDIFDAASLVLSRGLIDAEALVVGAGVGRGIIQKLAGRLDRPFVAFADLIEVTPHARDKASDCAPAAAVALVAAAQFPA; encoded by the coding sequence ATGCAAACGATTATCGGATGGGATGTGGGCGGCGCGCATCTTAAGGCCGCCCGTGCCGAAAATGGGATAATTACGCAAGCGGTGCAAATCGCATCTCCGCTCTGGCTGGGCCTTGAAGAGCTGGAACGCGCCTACCAGCAAGCTCGGGCGGAAATCGGCTCGGCTCCGCTCAACGCCGTCACGATGACGGGCGAATTATGCGACGCCTTTGCAACACGCGCAGAAGGCGTTGCGGGTCTGGCCACGCTCATGGAACGTCTGCTGGCCCCTGCAAATGTATTTTTTTATGCAAGCCGTGCGGGCTTTGTCCGTCCCGAAGCAACCGCCGCGCACGCGGTGGATATCGCCTCCGCCAATTGGCACGCGAGCGCGGCCCTGACGGGCATGACGAAACATGCCGCGCTGTTTGTCGACATGGGCTCAACCACGACGGACATTATTCCGGTCGCGCAAGGCATGCCGGCAAGTCGCGGCTACACCGATGCCGAACGTCTCACCCAGGGAGAGCTGGTCTACACCGGCCTCGCCCGGACTTTCTTGATGGCAGGCCCGAAGCGAGTGCCTTTTGCAGGTCAATGGACGCCGCTGATGAATGAATGGTTCGCGAATACCGCCGATATTTATCGTATTCTCGACCAATTGCCGGAAGGCGCCGACCTAATGGATGCGGCAGATGGGCGCGACAAAACCAAGCAAGCGTCGCGCGCGCGGCTGGCACGCATGATCGGACGCGATGGCGCCGAGGCCAATGATGCCGCTTGGGACAGGCTTGCGCAGTTCTTTGCGGAGATACAATTGCGCGACATCTTCGACGCCGCAAGTCTTGTCCTTTCCCGCGGTCTTATCGACGCCGAAGCTCTCGTCGTCGGTGCCGGCGTTGGACGCGGTATCATTCAGAAGCTCGCCGGAAGGCTAGACCGACCCTTCGTCGCATTTGCCGATTTGATAGAAGTGACGCCTCACGCAAGGGACAAAGCGTCCGATTGCGCGCCGGCGGCGGCAGTCGCCCTTGTCGCGGCCGCTCAATTTCCAGCGTAA
- a CDS encoding DUF447 domain-containing protein has translation MPMIRETIVTTSNRSGRTHIAPLGLTEDGQGWIIAPFHPSTTLDNLVDNPFAVANYTDNARMFAGLVTGRHDWPLVAGTKAPVPRLAGALAHAELKVTRVEEDPQRPRFHCEILHKEQHAPFEGFNRARNAVLEFAILVTRLHILPREKIDREIAYLSIALEKTAGPEEREAWSWLMQKYEAFYAGN, from the coding sequence ATGCCGATGATCCGCGAAACGATTGTCACGACGAGTAATCGCTCAGGCAGGACACACATTGCGCCGCTGGGTTTGACCGAGGACGGGCAGGGGTGGATCATTGCGCCGTTTCATCCCTCGACGACGCTCGACAATCTCGTGGACAATCCTTTCGCTGTCGCCAACTATACCGATAACGCGCGCATGTTCGCGGGCTTGGTCACGGGCCGGCATGACTGGCCGCTGGTGGCGGGCACAAAGGCGCCTGTGCCGCGCCTGGCCGGAGCACTCGCCCATGCAGAACTGAAAGTCACGCGGGTGGAGGAAGACCCGCAGCGGCCTCGATTCCACTGTGAGATTTTGCACAAAGAGCAGCATGCGCCTTTCGAGGGGTTTAATCGGGCGAGAAACGCGGTCCTTGAATTTGCCATTCTTGTCACGCGGCTGCATATCCTACCGCGCGAAAAAATTGATCGCGAGATCGCCTATCTCTCGATTGCTCTTGAGAAGACGGCGGGTCCCGAAGAGCGTGAGGCTTGGTCCTGGCTCATGCAAAAATACGAAGCCTTTTACGCTGGAAATTGA
- a CDS encoding nickel transporter translates to MKVIPVIDLKGGVVVRARQGLRESYAPISTSLARTSGPLDVVAGLLALYPFDTIYVADLDRIESHGKRRPTLDDLQIAFPGIDFWVDEGVRDAIEARSWLDRNQNAHLVLGTESLLNSKALAELAGERRLVLSLDFGNQGFLGPEGILDRPDLWPARIIVMTLARVGSDAGPDLDRLAQVAGCAPNAGLFAAGGLRGSSDLKRLESAGVRGVLVASALHDGRLTGVDLAAARQGAPKEK, encoded by the coding sequence ATGAAAGTCATTCCCGTGATCGATCTTAAAGGCGGCGTGGTCGTTCGAGCTCGTCAGGGCCTGCGCGAGAGCTATGCGCCGATCTCAACGTCGCTCGCGCGGACAAGCGGGCCCCTCGACGTCGTTGCCGGGTTGTTGGCGCTCTATCCTTTCGACACGATCTATGTTGCCGATCTCGATCGCATCGAATCGCACGGCAAGCGGAGGCCGACGCTCGATGATTTGCAAATTGCTTTTCCGGGCATCGATTTTTGGGTCGACGAGGGTGTGCGCGATGCCATCGAAGCCCGTTCTTGGCTCGATCGCAACCAAAATGCGCATCTTGTTCTGGGGACCGAGTCGCTCCTCAACAGCAAGGCGCTTGCCGAACTTGCCGGAGAGCGCCGGCTCGTTCTGTCCCTCGATTTTGGCAACCAAGGATTTCTGGGTCCGGAGGGAATTCTTGACCGGCCGGATCTGTGGCCTGCGCGGATCATTGTCATGACGCTGGCTCGGGTCGGCAGCGATGCGGGTCCCGACTTGGATCGGCTTGCCCAGGTCGCGGGGTGCGCGCCGAACGCCGGTCTTTTCGCGGCGGGCGGCCTTCGCGGCTCCTCGGATCTCAAGCGTCTTGAAAGCGCGGGAGTCCGAGGAGTCCTTGTTGCGTCGGCATTGCACGATGGCCGGCTGACCGGCGTCGACCTTGCAGCCGCGCGACAAGGGGCCCCAAAGGAAAAATAA
- the fae gene encoding formaldehyde-activating enzyme codes for MAKINRLLVGESLVGDGNEVAHIDLIIGPRGSPAETAFANALTNNKDGFTTLLAVVAPNLLVKPATILFNKVTIKNATQAVQMFGPAQHGVAKAVADSVASGVIPVKEADNLFICVGVFIHWDAKDNQKIQDFNYQATKESIARAVNGEPTPAYVVAQRNVAKHPFAPN; via the coding sequence ATGGCGAAAATCAATAGGCTCCTCGTCGGCGAATCGCTCGTCGGAGACGGTAATGAAGTCGCTCACATCGACCTCATCATCGGACCGCGCGGCAGCCCGGCGGAAACTGCCTTCGCAAACGCGCTGACCAATAACAAAGATGGTTTTACCACATTGCTCGCCGTGGTAGCGCCCAATCTCCTCGTAAAGCCAGCGACCATCCTCTTCAACAAGGTGACGATCAAGAACGCGACGCAGGCGGTCCAGATGTTCGGTCCGGCTCAGCACGGCGTTGCCAAGGCCGTTGCCGACAGCGTTGCCTCCGGCGTCATCCCGGTCAAGGAAGCCGACAATCTGTTCATCTGCGTCGGCGTGTTCATCCATTGGGACGCCAAGGACAACCAGAAGATTCAAGACTTCAACTACCAAGCGACCAAAGAGTCGATCGCGCGCGCCGTCAATGGCGAACCGACACCGGCCTATGTCGTTGCGCAGCGCAATGTTGCGAAACATCCTTTCGCGCCGAATTAA
- a CDS encoding FkbM family methyltransferase translates to MGRYQRTGRVGEMAAESNVDTIVFDQFFPGQHNGVLLEIGAARPDFLSIGASFRAQGWRVISIEPNPAFASIHRSLNHEILEFACSDTDADDVDFVVAEADGDIEYQGEKISAESFSSLGIRGDFEKLLSTMKDRFSTRTIKVKTRRLDTILANLEDLNRLDVLAVDVEGWELECLKGFSFGSLAPKVAIIENLFLDVGIVEFMKGHGYELWRRLEPNDIYLRANAD, encoded by the coding sequence ATGGGCCGCTATCAAAGAACAGGAAGGGTTGGGGAGATGGCGGCTGAGAGTAATGTGGATACAATTGTTTTCGACCAGTTCTTTCCTGGCCAGCATAATGGCGTTCTGCTTGAAATCGGAGCCGCACGCCCGGACTTTTTATCCATCGGCGCCTCATTCCGCGCTCAGGGATGGCGGGTGATCAGCATCGAACCAAATCCCGCGTTTGCCAGTATCCATCGGTCACTCAATCACGAAATTTTGGAATTCGCATGTTCGGATACGGATGCCGATGACGTAGATTTTGTGGTTGCCGAGGCAGATGGCGATATTGAATATCAGGGCGAAAAAATAAGCGCTGAATCCTTCTCGTCGTTAGGCATTCGCGGGGACTTCGAAAAGCTCCTTTCAACTATGAAGGATCGATTCTCCACGCGGACGATAAAGGTTAAGACCAGGCGGCTCGATACAATTCTCGCGAACCTCGAAGACCTAAATAGGCTTGATGTTTTGGCCGTGGACGTCGAAGGCTGGGAGTTGGAGTGCCTGAAGGGATTTTCCTTTGGATCCCTAGCACCAAAGGTAGCTATAATCGAGAATCTCTTTCTTGATGTCGGCATAGTGGAATTCATGAAGGGGCATGGCTACGAACTGTGGCGGCGCCTCGAACCTAACGACATTTACCTCCGCGCCAATGCGGATTGA
- a CDS encoding methenyltetrahydromethanopterin cyclohydrolase, with protein MSNHDLSINTLTGEIVDRMLANAGRLRIAVSRGEAGETIIDAGKNARGGIEAGLRVAEICLGGMGSVELAPTGTNPKWPFELCVRTADPVVACLASQYAGWALSHGEGKSAFFALGSGPGRALARKEPLFSELEYRDHAKRATLVLESERAPPREIVEKVAHDCGVPAANLTFIFAPTQSLAGSIQVVARVLEVALHKAHELKFPLSRILDGVASAPLSPPHPDFIQAMGRTNDAIIYGGQAHLFVSGPAEDAKALAEKLPSVTSRDYGRPFAEVFKAYKGDFYSIDPMLFSPARAIVTAVDTGQTFHAGQIDQALLDASFG; from the coding sequence TTGAGCAATCATGATCTCAGTATCAACACACTGACCGGGGAAATCGTCGACCGCATGCTCGCCAACGCAGGACGGCTACGGATTGCCGTGTCGCGAGGCGAAGCCGGCGAGACCATCATCGACGCCGGCAAGAATGCCCGCGGCGGAATCGAGGCGGGACTGCGGGTTGCCGAAATCTGCCTTGGCGGAATGGGAAGCGTTGAACTCGCGCCGACCGGCACCAATCCGAAGTGGCCCTTCGAGCTTTGCGTTCGCACGGCCGATCCCGTCGTTGCCTGTCTAGCCAGCCAATATGCGGGCTGGGCGCTGTCGCATGGTGAAGGTAAATCGGCATTTTTCGCGCTTGGCTCCGGGCCCGGCCGCGCGCTTGCTCGCAAAGAACCTCTGTTTTCCGAATTGGAATATCGCGATCACGCCAAACGCGCGACACTTGTCCTTGAGTCCGAGCGCGCGCCGCCACGTGAAATCGTGGAAAAAGTGGCGCATGATTGCGGGGTTCCGGCCGCAAATCTCACCTTCATCTTCGCGCCGACACAAAGCCTCGCGGGCAGCATTCAGGTCGTTGCCCGGGTGCTTGAAGTCGCTCTGCACAAAGCACATGAGCTAAAATTTCCGCTGTCCCGCATCCTCGACGGCGTTGCCTCCGCGCCGCTCTCGCCGCCGCATCCCGACTTTATTCAGGCGATGGGACGCACCAATGATGCGATCATCTATGGCGGCCAAGCGCATCTTTTCGTCAGCGGGCCCGCCGAAGATGCAAAGGCGCTGGCTGAAAAACTTCCGAGCGTGACATCGCGCGATTATGGGCGACCATTCGCCGAGGTATTCAAGGCTTACAAGGGCGATTTCTATTCCATCGATCCGATGTTGTTCAGCCCCGCGCGGGCGATCGTGACCGCTGTGGATACCGGCCAGACGTTCCATGCGGGCCAGATCGATCAAGCACTGCTCGATGCCTCTTTCGGATAG
- a CDS encoding RimK family alpha-L-glutamate ligase: MRARSIKHCSMPLSDRYQTARGTLGGPKIAIAVDLYDWHARDLAAAFARAGATAVPIRLSQCGFDTQRPSGLIIPGFGAELPDAVFVRAIGSGTFESVTLRLGVLHSLGAIGVPVVNSARTIELCVDKAATSFALARNSIPTPPTWTVQSEQAARQIVRREAGRGPLVLKPLFGAQGFGLKLIRREDDLPAFDAVESVYYLQRFVAVERNGFHDIRLFVSHGKVIAAMTRHAQHWITNVKLGARPEWFEADSEMIDLALRAAAAVKADFAGVDIIRDATNSPSVLEVNSMPGWRGLQKVAPFSIADQLAGDLLTRIGRPRAEAAG, from the coding sequence ATGCGGGCCAGATCGATCAAGCACTGCTCGATGCCTCTTTCGGATAGATATCAGACGGCGCGCGGGACTCTTGGCGGGCCTAAAATCGCGATAGCCGTCGATCTTTACGATTGGCATGCGCGCGATTTGGCCGCCGCCTTTGCTCGCGCGGGCGCGACGGCGGTGCCTATCCGGCTCTCGCAATGCGGGTTTGATACACAGCGTCCGAGCGGTCTCATTATTCCGGGCTTCGGCGCTGAACTGCCGGATGCCGTTTTCGTGCGCGCGATCGGCTCCGGCACCTTCGAGAGCGTGACCTTGCGCCTTGGGGTCTTGCACAGTCTCGGCGCGATAGGCGTGCCCGTAGTCAACTCGGCGCGAACGATCGAACTCTGTGTCGACAAGGCGGCCACGAGTTTCGCACTTGCGCGCAACTCCATTCCAACCCCGCCGACCTGGACCGTTCAATCGGAACAGGCGGCTCGCCAGATCGTGCGCCGCGAAGCCGGGCGAGGCCCGCTTGTCCTTAAACCCTTGTTCGGCGCCCAAGGGTTTGGACTGAAACTGATCCGCCGCGAGGACGATCTTCCTGCCTTCGACGCCGTCGAGTCGGTCTATTATCTTCAGCGTTTTGTCGCGGTGGAGCGCAATGGATTTCACGACATCCGGCTGTTCGTCTCGCATGGCAAAGTGATCGCAGCGATGACGCGCCACGCACAACATTGGATCACCAACGTCAAACTCGGCGCGCGGCCGGAATGGTTCGAAGCCGACTCCGAAATGATCGACCTTGCCCTGCGCGCGGCGGCGGCGGTCAAGGCGGACTTCGCCGGCGTAGACATTATTCGCGACGCCACCAACTCCCCAAGCGTCCTCGAGGTCAACAGCATGCCCGGCTGGCGCGGCCTACAAAAGGTGGCGCCCTTCTCCATCGCCGACCAGCTTGCTGGCGATCTTTTGACAAGGATCGGCCGGCCGAGGGCGGAGGCCGCCGGTTGA
- a CDS encoding triphosphoribosyl-dephospho-CoA synthase: MARPTKGGALLHRRPACWRSFDKDRPAEGGGRRLNAIAEAFIAACRDEIEAPKPGNVHIFADGHGMTAHDFLRSAEAAAPALIDPSATVGARISSAVEATFEAVGTNTNLGIILLCAPLAAAAQKGGDLKTGLKTTLAGLTRADAAGAYRGILRASPAGLGTAPRHDVRGPADVTLLEAMREAAPRDRIAFQYTTDFSDIFTTGMGVLADAFGKHWTAPWPVVNVYLAFLSSFPDSHISRKHGLETAAHVQNEARDAYKSFKTYVNPEDALPILLSFDRWLKTSGFNPGTSADLTVATVFADRLTRILIK, translated from the coding sequence CTGGCGCGGCCTACAAAAGGTGGCGCCCTTCTCCATCGCCGACCAGCTTGCTGGCGATCTTTTGACAAGGATCGGCCGGCCGAGGGCGGAGGCCGCCGGTTGAACGCAATCGCCGAGGCGTTCATCGCCGCTTGCCGCGACGAGATCGAAGCCCCAAAGCCCGGCAATGTCCATATTTTTGCAGATGGACACGGCATGACGGCCCATGATTTTTTGCGCAGTGCCGAAGCCGCCGCCCCTGCCTTAATCGATCCCTCCGCAACGGTCGGCGCACGCATCAGCTCAGCGGTCGAGGCAACATTTGAAGCAGTTGGCACGAACACCAATCTCGGCATCATTCTGTTATGCGCTCCGCTTGCTGCTGCGGCGCAAAAAGGCGGGGACCTGAAAACGGGATTAAAAACCACTCTCGCTGGGCTCACCCGCGCGGATGCGGCGGGCGCTTACCGGGGCATTCTTCGCGCCTCGCCGGCGGGACTCGGAACGGCGCCGCGCCACGACGTTCGTGGACCCGCGGATGTCACGCTCCTGGAGGCCATGCGAGAAGCCGCCCCCAGAGACCGGATCGCTTTTCAGTATACAACTGATTTTTCTGACATATTCACGACAGGGATGGGCGTGCTGGCTGACGCTTTCGGTAAGCATTGGACGGCCCCCTGGCCGGTCGTGAACGTCTATCTCGCGTTTCTTTCGAGCTTTCCCGACAGTCATATCAGCCGAAAGCATGGTCTTGAAACGGCCGCTCACGTGCAAAATGAGGCCAGGGACGCCTATAAAAGCTTCAAGACATATGTAAATCCAGAGGATGCGCTGCCAATTCTCCTGAGTTTCGACCGGTGGCTAAAGACCTCCGGTTTCAATCCGGGGACCAGTGCGGACCTTACCGTTGCGACGGTTTTCGCCGATCGGTTAACTCGGATCTTGATCAAGTGA
- a CDS encoding methylenetetrahydromethanopterin dehydrogenase translates to MLSPLKHMSPFDVNMALDAGFDSVTPYTGVTLDEVTPLVQDAMFSRSPRDAVRTCVFFAGKDAGLALDMMERLKATLLKPFEISSFADPAGSFTTAAAMVACVEKVLKKKKGRDLAKSKILIFGATGVVGYASGVIAALEGAEVTLAGYDGAARVQGKADDIKKRFGVHLHAVDASTPEKLLDALVDAEIVFCAAAAGKQVLSAQALASAKSLLIAADVNAVPPAGVEGLQLMDNGVEMPGGILGIGPLAIGDVKYKTESGLFQRLATSSTHLALDFRDAFALAREIA, encoded by the coding sequence ATGCTCAGTCCGTTGAAGCACATGAGCCCGTTCGACGTGAATATGGCGCTTGATGCCGGTTTTGATTCCGTCACGCCGTATACGGGCGTCACGCTCGACGAAGTCACGCCCCTGGTTCAGGACGCCATGTTTTCGCGTTCCCCGCGAGATGCCGTCCGCACATGCGTTTTCTTCGCCGGAAAAGATGCCGGCCTCGCCCTCGACATGATGGAGCGGCTGAAGGCGACATTGTTGAAGCCGTTCGAGATTTCCTCTTTCGCCGATCCTGCTGGGTCGTTCACGACCGCCGCCGCCATGGTCGCCTGTGTGGAGAAGGTCCTGAAGAAAAAGAAAGGCCGGGATCTCGCCAAATCCAAGATTTTGATCTTCGGAGCGACCGGCGTGGTTGGCTATGCCTCCGGCGTCATTGCCGCGCTTGAAGGCGCCGAAGTGACGCTCGCCGGTTATGATGGAGCCGCCCGCGTTCAAGGCAAGGCGGATGACATCAAGAAGAGGTTCGGGGTTCACCTGCACGCCGTCGATGCGAGCACGCCCGAAAAACTGTTGGACGCGCTGGTCGACGCCGAGATCGTGTTTTGCGCGGCGGCTGCGGGCAAGCAAGTCTTGTCAGCGCAAGCTCTCGCCTCGGCGAAATCCCTCCTCATTGCCGCCGACGTCAATGCGGTGCCTCCGGCGGGAGTCGAGGGCCTGCAGCTCATGGACAATGGTGTCGAAATGCCAGGCGGCATTCTCGGAATCGGGCCTCTCGCCATCGGCGACGTGAAGTATAAGACGGAATCGGGTTTGTTCCAGCGCTTGGCGACGTCATCCACCCATCTTGCGCTCGATTTCCGTGACGCTTTCGCACTCGCACGTGAAATTGCCTAA
- a CDS encoding GHMP kinase: MFDSVTVTAAARLHLGFLDMNGGLGRRFGGLGLSIDALSTRLTIRRAATGTTIDGSEAGRAARHLELLTRHFGLSSAYALTIHDAIPAHAGLGSGTQLALAIGAALRRLEGIPVNASDDALLLQRGARSGIGAGLFERGGLVVDGGRGERTTTPPIIARMDFPTEWRVILVLNPKIAGVHGPKERDAFATLAPFEASSAAEICRLVLIKILPALAERDIEAFGDAIARLQDIIGGYFAPVQGGAPFASAAVEEVIRDLRRHGATGTGQSSWGPTGFAFARDERQAHDLCKSVHEKVATLGLDIAICKGINHGALVRGDSFAAVN, from the coding sequence ATGTTCGACAGCGTCACGGTGACGGCGGCGGCCCGTCTCCACCTTGGATTCCTCGACATGAATGGGGGGCTCGGCCGCCGCTTCGGCGGTCTTGGGCTCTCGATCGACGCTTTGTCCACCCGGCTGACGATTCGTCGTGCCGCGACAGGAACCACCATCGACGGCAGCGAAGCAGGCCGCGCCGCGCGCCATCTCGAACTCCTGACCCGCCATTTCGGGCTATCTTCGGCCTATGCCCTGACGATCCACGACGCCATCCCGGCCCATGCCGGACTTGGATCGGGAACGCAGCTTGCGCTAGCGATCGGGGCGGCGCTGCGGCGGCTCGAGGGCATTCCCGTGAATGCGTCGGATGATGCTCTTTTGCTGCAACGAGGCGCGCGCTCGGGGATCGGCGCCGGCCTTTTCGAGCGCGGCGGATTGGTCGTCGACGGCGGGCGCGGCGAGCGGACCACGACGCCTCCGATTATCGCCCGCATGGATTTTCCCACGGAATGGCGGGTTATTCTCGTCCTTAATCCGAAAATTGCCGGCGTTCACGGCCCGAAAGAGCGCGACGCCTTCGCCACATTGGCACCCTTCGAGGCGAGTTCGGCGGCCGAAATCTGCCGGCTTGTCTTGATCAAGATATTGCCCGCCCTTGCCGAACGCGATATCGAGGCCTTCGGCGACGCGATCGCACGCCTCCAGGATATCATCGGCGGTTATTTTGCGCCCGTCCAAGGCGGAGCGCCTTTTGCGAGCGCGGCCGTCGAAGAAGTGATAAGGGACCTTCGCAGGCATGGCGCAACAGGAACCGGCCAGTCTTCATGGGGCCCAACCGGTTTCGCCTTCGCCCGCGACGAACGACAGGCGCACGACCTCTGCAAATCCGTGCACGAAAAAGTCGCAACCTTGGGTTTAGACATCGCAATATGTAAGGGAATTAATCACGGCGCATTGGTGAGGGGTGACTCCTTCGCAGCCGTCAACTAG
- a CDS encoding FkbM family methyltransferase, with amino-acid sequence MMSFTPNFEDVLLERCFRNVPVGFYVDIGAHHPTNASITRWFYDRGWSGINVEPGDGIEALRADRPRDINLEAAVADFEGQTTFYVHSGNTGTSTLSQSVPTIVAEKAGEIQAVTVEVTTLPAILDRYAQEKHIHFLKIDAEGAEDAIVRTADWSRHRPEVVVIESTEPYTNIRRKEPWQDVLKENHYKFAYFDGVNDFWISSESDYLTKEFNVPVNVLDFFCSYDPEVVSLRAMVAEREALLAAVNAAKNAATVAAPAAEVTPANAAENIGRRLWKALCSKL; translated from the coding sequence ATGATGAGCTTTACACCGAATTTCGAAGATGTGCTCCTTGAGCGTTGTTTCCGTAACGTTCCAGTAGGCTTCTATGTCGATATCGGCGCGCATCATCCAACCAATGCCTCAATCACCCGCTGGTTCTATGATCGGGGATGGTCAGGCATCAACGTCGAGCCAGGGGACGGTATTGAAGCATTAAGGGCGGACCGGCCTCGTGACATCAACCTTGAAGCCGCTGTGGCTGATTTCGAAGGGCAGACAACCTTTTATGTGCATAGCGGAAATACCGGCACCTCCACATTGTCCCAGTCGGTGCCGACGATCGTTGCCGAAAAGGCCGGCGAGATACAGGCGGTGACAGTCGAAGTAACAACTCTCCCCGCGATTTTGGATCGCTACGCCCAAGAGAAACACATCCACTTTTTAAAAATCGACGCGGAAGGTGCGGAAGACGCAATTGTTCGAACGGCAGACTGGTCTCGGCACCGGCCTGAGGTCGTCGTGATCGAGAGCACGGAGCCCTATACGAACATCAGGCGAAAAGAACCGTGGCAAGATGTGTTGAAAGAAAATCATTACAAATTCGCCTATTTTGATGGTGTGAATGATTTCTGGATTAGCTCGGAAAGCGATTACCTCACCAAGGAATTCAATGTACCCGTGAATGTGCTCGATTTTTTTTGTTCCTATGATCCGGAAGTTGTTTCATTGCGAGCGATGGTCGCCGAACGCGAAGCTCTGTTGGCGGCCGTGAACGCGGCTAAGAATGCGGCCACGGTCGCCGCGCCGGCAGCCGAAGTGACGCCGGCAAACGCAGCTGAAAATATTGGCCGCCGGTTGTGGAAGGCCCTTTGCAGCAAGCTGTAA